A part of Thermocrinis albus DSM 14484 genomic DNA contains:
- a CDS encoding RelA/SpoT family protein, translating into MQAVVSRHVDTLLTLLREEDREYVSQVVEYIQEKHAGQKRASGEPYVIHPLQVAIILAKLGLDRDTVVAGLLHDILEDTSTTYQELKERFGKRVADIVEGVTKLGKVQFKDVKTEKAENYRKLLLAMAKDIRVILVKLADRLHNMKTLGHLPREKQIRIAKETMEIYVPIANRLGIWSIKTELEDLCFMFLYPAEYERVKSFVKANREQLKDYLRKHFIPVLKTHLEHHGLQAEITYRPKHLYGIWQKTIRKGIRLEDVHDILGVRVIVNTVPECYLVLGILHNIFKPVPGKFDDYISLPKPNLYQSLHTTVIGPKGKMVEVQIRTWEMHERAEKGVAAHWAYKEGKTPHDQSVYAWLKSLVESIQGSTNPSDLLENIRLELFSEEVFVFTPKGDLLVLPKGSTPVDFAYHIHTDIGHHCAGAKVNGRIVSLDYKLQNGDVVEIITSPQKKPSPEWLKFVVTSRARNKIKAFLREQQKEATLAEGRQVLESLARKLNMGKDQLLALLKEKLKVSEEDTLLLMGSGKLTRERILHLLGYKKQEEKHSDARSSPVLSLEGLGKVMYQIAVCCSPLPGEEVYGVISKGKGLVVHSAQCPNLQYMALKAPERVMKLEWPSSEGKHPVRLRLSVKDRVGILAEVTSAMAKVGANITEARTRSLSTGNALMEFTVELRDYQHLLTLQKALMEVEGVEWVQRLFT; encoded by the coding sequence ATGCAGGCGGTAGTATCGCGGCATGTAGATACTCTACTAACCTTGTTGAGAGAGGAAGACAGAGAGTACGTATCACAGGTGGTAGAGTATATTCAGGAGAAGCACGCCGGTCAAAAAAGAGCGTCGGGAGAACCTTACGTGATTCATCCCCTTCAGGTGGCCATCATTTTAGCTAAACTGGGGCTAGACAGGGACACGGTGGTGGCAGGTCTTCTCCATGACATCCTGGAAGATACATCTACCACCTATCAGGAACTCAAGGAGCGCTTCGGTAAAAGGGTAGCGGACATCGTGGAAGGTGTCACCAAACTAGGTAAGGTACAGTTTAAAGATGTTAAAACGGAGAAAGCGGAGAACTACCGAAAGTTGCTTCTGGCCATGGCCAAAGACATAAGGGTCATACTGGTGAAACTGGCCGACCGACTGCACAATATGAAGACCTTGGGTCACCTACCGCGAGAGAAACAGATTCGTATAGCCAAGGAGACTATGGAGATATACGTACCTATAGCCAACAGGTTGGGCATATGGAGTATAAAGACAGAGCTGGAGGATCTGTGTTTTATGTTTTTATACCCTGCCGAGTACGAGAGGGTGAAGAGTTTTGTAAAGGCCAACAGGGAACAACTTAAGGATTACCTTCGCAAACACTTCATACCGGTCCTCAAAACTCACTTAGAGCATCACGGTCTGCAGGCGGAGATAACTTACAGACCCAAGCATCTGTACGGTATATGGCAGAAAACCATCAGAAAAGGTATTCGTCTGGAGGATGTTCACGACATACTGGGAGTCAGAGTCATCGTCAACACTGTTCCCGAGTGTTATCTGGTTTTAGGGATACTTCATAACATCTTTAAGCCTGTGCCTGGCAAATTTGACGACTACATATCACTACCTAAACCCAACCTGTATCAGTCCCTTCATACCACTGTAATTGGCCCGAAGGGTAAGATGGTGGAGGTACAGATAAGAACGTGGGAGATGCACGAAAGGGCGGAGAAAGGTGTGGCTGCTCACTGGGCTTACAAGGAAGGTAAGACACCCCACGACCAGTCAGTGTATGCTTGGCTCAAAAGTCTGGTGGAGAGCATACAGGGCAGTACAAACCCTTCGGACCTTCTTGAGAACATAAGGTTGGAGCTCTTTTCGGAAGAAGTCTTCGTCTTCACACCTAAAGGGGACCTTCTGGTTCTTCCTAAGGGATCCACACCCGTGGACTTTGCCTATCACATCCACACGGACATAGGGCATCACTGCGCAGGAGCTAAGGTAAACGGCAGAATCGTCTCCCTTGACTACAAACTCCAGAACGGTGACGTAGTGGAAATCATAACCAGTCCCCAGAAGAAACCCAGTCCAGAGTGGTTGAAGTTCGTAGTAACATCACGGGCCAGAAACAAGATAAAGGCTTTTCTAAGAGAGCAGCAGAAGGAAGCTACCTTGGCGGAGGGAAGACAGGTACTGGAAAGTTTGGCTCGCAAGCTGAATATGGGCAAAGATCAGCTGTTGGCACTTTTGAAAGAAAAACTAAAGGTTTCCGAGGAGGATACTCTCCTACTGATGGGTAGTGGTAAGCTCACTCGTGAGAGGATCCTCCATCTTTTGGGTTATAAGAAACAGGAGGAGAAACACAGCGACGCTAGATCTTCTCCTGTTCTCAGTTTAGAGGGTTTGGGAAAGGTGATGTATCAGATAGCTGTGTGTTGTTCTCCTCTGCCGGGGGAGGAGGTGTACGGTGTCATTTCAAAGGGGAAGGGACTGGTGGTACACTCAGCCCAGTGCCCCAATCTTCAGTATATGGCTCTGAAGGCTCCGGAGCGTGTCATGAAACTGGAGTGGCCTTCTTCAGAAGGGAAACATCCCGTGCGCCTACGTCTCAGTGTAAAGGACAGGGTGGGGATACTGGCAGAGGTAACATCCGCCATGGCAAAGGTAGGTGCCAACATAACAGAAGCTCGTACCAGAAGTCTCAGCACTGGTAATGCTCTTATGGAGTTTACGGTAGAACTCAGAGATTATCAGCACCTTCTCACCCTTCAGAAGGCTCTTATGGAAGTAGAAGGTGTAGAGTGGGTACAACGCCTCTTTACCTGA
- the nadC gene encoding carboxylating nicotinate-nucleotide diphosphorylase → MWWKKVDDLLLSYLEEDVGWGDVTTQSIFGGEKVRAVMLAKEGGVVAGIPFAIRVFQLLGEVRVLRKMEEGTEIKKGDVLLEIEGEADTILTGERVALNILQRLSGVATLTREMAKRLEKKGIRLLDTRKTTPGMRYLEKYAVRVGGGVNHRMDLQHMVLIKDNHKLLAGGVKEAVRRVREKIGPTYVVEVEVENLEELREVLECDGVNMVLLDNFSPEDVKEAVKILKGRLTVEVSGNITPQNIDLYAIEGIHYISSGYITHSARWLDISMRVLEVVR, encoded by the coding sequence CTTATCTGGAGGAAGATGTAGGGTGGGGTGATGTGACCACCCAATCCATCTTTGGGGGAGAGAAGGTAAGAGCGGTGATGCTGGCCAAGGAGGGAGGCGTGGTAGCGGGTATACCCTTTGCCATAAGGGTGTTTCAGCTTTTGGGAGAAGTAAGGGTCCTGAGAAAGATGGAAGAAGGCACCGAGATAAAGAAGGGAGATGTGCTCCTTGAGATAGAAGGTGAGGCAGATACCATACTTACGGGAGAGAGGGTAGCCCTCAACATACTGCAACGCCTCAGTGGTGTAGCGACCCTCACAAGGGAGATGGCCAAGAGACTGGAAAAAAAGGGGATAAGGTTGTTGGATACGCGAAAAACCACACCTGGCATGAGGTATCTGGAGAAGTATGCGGTAAGAGTAGGCGGAGGTGTGAACCATCGTATGGATCTTCAGCACATGGTCCTTATAAAGGACAACCACAAACTCTTAGCGGGAGGTGTGAAGGAGGCGGTCAGGAGAGTAAGGGAAAAGATAGGCCCAACCTATGTGGTGGAGGTGGAGGTGGAAAATCTGGAAGAGCTCAGAGAGGTTCTAGAATGTGATGGTGTTAACATGGTACTTCTTGATAACTTCTCACCTGAAGATGTGAAGGAGGCTGTGAAGATACTGAAAGGTAGGCTTACGGTGGAGGTTTCAGGTAACATAACCCCCCAAAACATAGATCTGTACGCCATTGAGGGTATCCATTACATCTCCAGTGGTTACATAACCCACTCTGCTCGCTGGCTGGACATAAGTATGAGGGTTCTGGAGGTAGTCAGGTAA